One candidate division KSB1 bacterium DNA segment encodes these proteins:
- the tgt gene encoding tRNA guanosine(34) transglycosylase Tgt — translation MPDAIHPFRVVKGDESGSSARVGQLDTEHGRLDTPCFFPVGTVGTVKTLTPDELIAAGAQSVLANSYHLYLRPGLEVLKAAGGLHRFMRWNRPILTDSGGYQVFSLAELKKVRDNGVEFQSHLDGSYHFFTPEKVLEIQRAIGSDLMMVLDLCPPYPCSHGQAKQWHELTVQWARSARDARDTIPALYGHRQNLWAIVQGSVYEDLRRASAAALIELDFPGYAIGGLAVGEPKSAFREMVELSAALLPVEKPRYLMGVGFPQELLYAIGKGVDVFDCVLPTRNGRNGTAFTWHGKLTVKAARERLTFEPIDGQCGCYTCRHFDRAYLRHLFAAEELLALRLVSIHNVHFYQDLMREARAHIQAADFGPWMRASLTALANTDDAV, via the coding sequence ATGCCCGATGCGATCCACCCGTTTCGGGTTGTCAAAGGGGATGAGTCCGGAAGCTCCGCGCGCGTCGGTCAACTGGACACCGAGCACGGACGGCTCGACACTCCGTGCTTCTTCCCGGTCGGCACGGTCGGCACGGTCAAGACACTGACGCCGGATGAGCTGATCGCGGCCGGCGCACAGAGCGTGCTCGCCAATAGCTATCACCTCTATCTGCGGCCCGGGCTGGAGGTGCTGAAGGCAGCGGGCGGCCTGCACAGATTCATGCGCTGGAACCGGCCGATCCTGACCGACTCAGGCGGCTATCAGGTGTTCTCGCTGGCGGAACTGAAGAAGGTCCGCGATAACGGGGTCGAGTTCCAGTCGCACCTCGACGGAAGCTATCACTTCTTCACGCCGGAGAAGGTACTGGAGATTCAGCGCGCGATCGGTAGCGACTTGATGATGGTGCTCGATCTGTGCCCGCCATATCCGTGCTCGCACGGCCAGGCCAAACAGTGGCACGAGTTGACCGTGCAGTGGGCGCGCAGCGCCCGTGATGCGCGCGATACGATCCCGGCACTCTACGGCCATCGACAGAATCTGTGGGCGATTGTGCAAGGATCCGTTTACGAAGATTTGCGGCGAGCGTCCGCCGCCGCCCTGATTGAACTGGATTTCCCGGGCTACGCGATCGGCGGACTCGCCGTGGGTGAGCCCAAGAGCGCGTTTCGTGAGATGGTGGAATTGTCGGCTGCCCTGCTGCCGGTTGAGAAACCGCGTTACCTGATGGGCGTCGGATTTCCCCAAGAACTCTTGTACGCGATCGGCAAGGGCGTGGACGTGTTCGACTGCGTCCTCCCTACGCGCAACGGTCGCAACGGCACGGCGTTCACGTGGCACGGCAAATTGACCGTCAAGGCGGCGCGGGAACGCTTGACATTCGAGCCGATCGACGGCCAGTGCGGTTGCTATACCTGCCGCCATTTCGACCGGGCGTATTTGCGACACCTGTTTGCCGCCGAAGAGCTGCTGGCGCTGCGGTTGGTGTCGATTCACAATGTTCATTTTTATCAGGACCTGATGCGCGAGGCGCGCGCCCACATTCAGGCCGCCGACTTCGGGCCGTGGATGCGAGCGTCGCTGACCGCCCTCGCGAACACGGACGACGCCGTTTAG
- the yajC gene encoding preprotein translocase subunit YajC, which translates to MYFLMIRPQQKKQKAHRQLVDSLKPGDEVVTSGGLYGTVAGVDDKKNTLWLKVSGDVKIRVERFAIARVLTDAEK; encoded by the coding sequence ATGTACTTCCTGATGATCCGGCCGCAGCAGAAGAAGCAGAAGGCGCACCGACAATTGGTGGACAGCCTGAAGCCCGGCGACGAGGTCGTCACGAGCGGCGGACTCTACGGCACCGTCGCGGGCGTTGACGACAAGAAGAACACGCTGTGGCTGAAGGTCTCCGGCGACGTCAAGATTCGCGTCGAACGGTTCGCGATCGCCCGCGTACTCACCGACGCCGAAAAGTAA
- the def gene encoding peptide deformylase, with amino-acid sequence MVESRDTLKIVTYGHPTLRVRCAPITEFNAELRELAQAMHRTMIAADGVGLAASQVDKRIRLFVVGVPRQDDDEPTRLTLVNPEIVEQGGEWEYEEGCLSIPDVRDDVTRPEWIKLRYQDLDGKQHSMDASGLLGRVFQHELDHLNGVLFIDHLSPLKRALHGSRLRKLLRENEQELMSTGEQR; translated from the coding sequence ATGGTCGAGTCGCGCGACACGCTGAAAATCGTCACGTACGGTCATCCGACGCTGCGCGTCCGGTGCGCGCCAATTACGGAATTCAACGCCGAACTGCGGGAACTGGCGCAGGCCATGCATCGCACGATGATCGCCGCGGATGGCGTGGGCCTGGCGGCCTCGCAGGTTGACAAACGCATCCGGCTGTTCGTGGTCGGCGTTCCGCGGCAGGATGACGACGAACCGACCCGCTTGACGCTCGTGAATCCGGAAATCGTCGAACAGGGCGGCGAATGGGAGTATGAGGAAGGCTGTCTTTCGATTCCCGATGTGCGCGACGATGTGACTCGACCGGAATGGATCAAATTGCGATATCAGGACCTCGACGGAAAGCAGCACAGCATGGATGCGTCGGGATTGCTGGGCCGCGTGTTTCAGCATGAGCTGGATCACCTGAACGGTGTGCTGTTTATCGACCACTTGTCCCCGTTGAAGCGCGCACTGCATGGCTCGAGATTGCGCAAGCTGCTCCGCGAAAACGAGCAGGAGCTGATGAGCACCGGCGAGCAGCGGTGA
- a CDS encoding methionyl-tRNA formyltransferase: MKVVFCGNPEFALFTLDALIASEQRVQAVVCSPDKARGRGLRTSGLPVKERALAAGIPLLQPESLNHPEFLDTVRGLAPDCLVVVAFRILPRELFALPRFGSFNVHPSLLPRGRGPAPLRWTLIRGERETGVSIIQLTEQIDGGGILAQERTSIAESENYGALHDRLGKLGARMLVDVLSALERGAALPSIEQDSTLATKAPKLRPDDFRINWNASTFEILCRIRAFSPNPGAITCAGEYSIKVLDATADSTIVAAPGDVLQVQEKLWVGTADGAIQLKQLKPAGKKSMAVADYLRGRPKLPARFDLL; this comes from the coding sequence GTGAAGGTCGTGTTCTGCGGCAATCCGGAGTTCGCGCTGTTTACGCTGGACGCGTTGATCGCGAGCGAGCAGCGAGTTCAGGCCGTGGTATGCAGCCCGGACAAGGCGCGCGGGCGCGGACTGAGGACGAGCGGATTGCCGGTCAAGGAGCGGGCGCTGGCGGCCGGGATACCGCTGTTGCAGCCGGAATCGCTGAACCATCCGGAATTTCTGGACACTGTGCGCGGGCTCGCTCCCGATTGTCTGGTCGTCGTGGCGTTTCGGATTCTGCCGCGTGAGTTGTTCGCCTTGCCGCGGTTCGGCTCGTTCAACGTGCATCCGTCGCTACTGCCGCGGGGGCGCGGTCCCGCTCCGTTGCGCTGGACGCTGATCCGCGGCGAGCGCGAAACCGGAGTGAGCATTATCCAGTTGACGGAACAAATCGACGGCGGCGGCATTTTGGCGCAGGAGCGCACGAGCATCGCTGAGTCGGAGAATTATGGAGCGTTGCACGACCGGCTGGGGAAGCTGGGGGCGCGGATGCTGGTCGATGTGCTGAGCGCACTGGAACGCGGAGCGGCGTTGCCGTCCATCGAGCAAGATAGCACCCTGGCAACGAAGGCGCCGAAGTTGAGGCCCGACGATTTCCGCATCAACTGGAACGCGAGTACCTTTGAGATTCTATGCAGAATCCGGGCATTCTCGCCGAATCCCGGCGCGATTACGTGCGCCGGCGAGTACTCGATCAAAGTGCTGGATGCGACTGCCGATTCCACGATCGTCGCGGCTCCCGGCGACGTATTGCAAGTTCAGGAAAAACTATGGGTGGGAACCGCTGACGGAGCCATCCAGTTAAAGCAGTTGAAACCGGCCGGAAAGAAATCGATGGCCGTCGCTGACTACCTGCGCGGTCGGCCGAAATTGCCCGCGCGTTTTGATCTACTTTGA
- a CDS encoding zinc metallopeptidase produces the protein MFPFFFDWTMILILPAFGLALWAQSKVRSTYAKYSEVRNRSGMTGRQVARRILDANGLYDVKVEPIAGRLTDHYHPKEKVVRLSEGNFDSQSLAALAVAAHECGHAVQDQVGYTAMNLRAALVPVASIGSNLAMPLFIIGLIFSSVHWLMDVGIAIFAVAVLFHLVTLPVEFDASSRAVRILASGGYLAPDEVEGSKKVLDAAAWTYVAAASMAVLQLIRLLVLRNSRD, from the coding sequence ATGTTCCCCTTCTTTTTTGACTGGACGATGATTCTGATTCTGCCCGCCTTCGGACTGGCGCTCTGGGCGCAGTCAAAGGTGCGCAGCACGTACGCGAAGTACAGCGAGGTGCGGAATCGCTCGGGCATGACAGGTCGGCAAGTCGCGCGTCGAATTCTCGATGCGAACGGCCTGTATGACGTGAAGGTCGAGCCGATCGCCGGGCGACTCACCGACCACTATCATCCGAAGGAGAAGGTCGTGCGGCTGTCCGAAGGCAACTTCGATTCGCAGAGTCTGGCGGCGCTGGCCGTAGCCGCGCACGAGTGCGGACACGCCGTGCAGGATCAAGTCGGTTACACCGCGATGAACTTGCGCGCGGCGCTGGTGCCCGTCGCCAGCATCGGTTCCAATCTGGCGATGCCGTTATTCATCATCGGACTCATCTTCTCCTCCGTTCACTGGCTGATGGACGTCGGGATTGCCATTTTCGCGGTGGCCGTGTTATTCCATCTCGTAACTCTGCCGGTCGAGTTCGATGCGTCGTCGCGAGCCGTGCGGATTCTGGCCAGCGGCGGCTACCTGGCGCCCGATGAAGTTGAAGGCTCGAAGAAAGTACTTGACGCGGCGGCGTGGACCTATGTGGCTGCCGCTTCGATGGCGGTCCTACAACTTATACGACTGTTGGTCTTGCGCAATTCGCGGGACTGA
- a CDS encoding carboxypeptidase regulatory-like domain-containing protein — translation MSAFRGIMLPLLAMLTLAGASFSTEDVRIPGSLDFGRQNAALTVTNAPLGGTVIQLTQPEVLIMDTLLNFESQQAFAMAGEELYYVDGAPTVPQISRLYRIPNTGSVDLNVLAADFTVLADVNPMAMDTRGEGFASLSHQDPGIYGADAWYPAQPVIVSEPMIFRDFRVVRVTLFPVQVNPVRHEARLYTNLNAELVPNNTPGESELLNPRRPSGNFASMYRNMIVNLDESELDDITVNPGSYLILCKDHATVNGWADSLATLKKRLGYDVVIDRRTSWSAGQMATAVQQAYAAFDPPLEFVCIIGDPEDQSTFGMPTGGGNYDHPFAAVAGGDHIEDVGIGRISGRNAGQFATAWAKIRSYESDPYMADTGWFRRAFLYAGVSGGFSSNRILMAWARQEFYTATEKDTVYFATHQGPVNPTLIAQRFNEGIAFFLWRGTVVGEMNSNSPNGTNNGFKLPLCLAITCGSGDFDNDEGLNESWFFAGTSSNPKGAVCGIGTATWGTHVQYNNTVAGGLVYNICNLAVEHIGNALAGAKAQLVTSFPSDSYALNFIYWNNLIGEPALSMWTRTPTVMNVSYPQTVNVGSRRVRPQVTDATTGEPISDALVVLWKGNETYSRMLTDAGGFIDVPVTVNTPGNMTLTVSKRNHKPVFADIQCVSAAQMVSLASFSLDDDNAGGTSGNADGMLNPGELIDLAIYLRNFGTSAIGTDVSAVLTSADPNVNIVSSTQGYANIAPGDSAISTPFRVQVAPLLIDAHRLLFTLQVTASGQVTYSSFVIEGEAGIAIFNSKTISGGDGDGLLEPNETVNLSLTIRNVGDLVMNNTTGTLRSNSSFVSVFTSTASFGNIAVNQNATSASPFVVRAHPLAYPGHIARFQLFLNSNNGHQDTVVFSFTVGSIAPADPTGPDAYGYYAYENNDEDVNGEPYEPVRAFAYVDVSASGTNLDINDQGVQDGSSPIYSRLRDLPFDFTFYGETYDQITICSNGWAAFGSQADQDHFRNYPIPGQQSPEAMLAVFWDDLKTSSTNQGEYVYYDQPNHRFIIQWKAQNAFGTAPLDFEIILLDPAFYPTRDGNGIIIYQYQQVYETQSQHNDIPYSTIGIQAPGNVVGLQYRWNNSPAAGAQSLAPGRCIVFTTEARTAFGTITGTVLDAESSQPLPGAVVTLDGENYSDTTDVSGAYTLSNVLIGTYTVRGSKFGYNDATRDNIVVELDSTETVSFSMSHPEVELSTDAIYVTLPGDPVEATFDMINNGNGPLDYSIAVEFVAGGNHIDPWDSVTGIPISQSANDLIVQGVEFVGDYWWVTGGQNGKQFYRYDLEGDYVGSLPQPGQGATGWFDMAYDGTYIYGSGDENIYGVDQNGVIRDTIAGPCNPNGSLAYDPATDHFWVTDRQVDLYEMNRQGQILTRFPSGLDITGLAWHGGDLDGFFLYAFAQDPAHGNAGVWKIHPVTGARMFVAALGNGATERAAGCTITSGWNSTLVVFGAILSSPQVDRLVVHDVAFNTSWISVTPAISQIPANQRMEISVDFSPAGLRPYIYNVNLRINTNSADTLLILPVTLEITEDVPDSDPRTLPLAYVLEQNFPNPFNSTTNFRFALREPGFTTLKVYNLLGELVAAPLAASLPAGVHTLSYDMNGLATGQYFYVLESGSFRQARKMLLLK, via the coding sequence ATGAGCGCATTTCGCGGAATAATGCTTCCACTCCTCGCCATGTTGACCCTGGCGGGAGCGTCGTTTTCAACCGAGGACGTCCGGATTCCGGGCAGTCTGGATTTTGGCCGCCAGAATGCCGCCCTGACGGTGACGAACGCGCCGCTGGGTGGAACGGTGATTCAGCTTACCCAGCCTGAGGTGCTGATCATGGACACGCTGCTGAATTTTGAGTCGCAGCAGGCGTTTGCCATGGCCGGGGAGGAGCTGTATTACGTTGACGGCGCGCCGACCGTTCCGCAGATTTCCCGGCTCTATCGCATCCCGAATACGGGATCGGTTGACCTGAATGTGCTCGCCGCCGACTTTACCGTGTTGGCCGATGTCAATCCGATGGCCATGGACACACGCGGTGAGGGCTTCGCTTCGCTCTCGCATCAGGACCCGGGCATCTATGGTGCCGATGCCTGGTATCCGGCTCAACCGGTGATCGTCAGCGAACCGATGATCTTCCGCGATTTTCGCGTCGTGCGCGTCACGTTGTTCCCGGTCCAAGTGAATCCGGTTCGCCACGAAGCGCGGCTTTACACGAACCTCAACGCGGAGCTGGTGCCGAACAACACGCCGGGCGAGAGTGAGCTGTTGAATCCGCGGCGCCCTTCGGGCAACTTTGCCTCGATGTACCGGAACATGATCGTGAATCTCGATGAAAGCGAGTTGGATGATATCACGGTCAACCCCGGATCGTATCTGATTCTCTGCAAGGACCACGCGACCGTCAACGGCTGGGCCGATTCGCTGGCGACGCTGAAGAAGCGGTTGGGTTACGATGTGGTCATTGATCGCCGCACAAGCTGGAGCGCCGGCCAGATGGCGACGGCCGTGCAGCAGGCTTACGCCGCGTTTGATCCGCCGCTCGAGTTCGTCTGCATCATCGGTGATCCGGAGGATCAGAGCACGTTTGGGATGCCCACCGGCGGCGGAAACTACGATCATCCGTTCGCCGCAGTCGCCGGCGGCGACCATATCGAAGACGTCGGCATCGGCCGCATCTCCGGGCGCAACGCCGGTCAGTTCGCGACGGCCTGGGCAAAGATCCGCAGCTACGAGTCCGATCCCTATATGGCGGATACCGGCTGGTTCCGTCGCGCGTTTCTGTACGCGGGCGTCTCCGGTGGCTTCTCTTCCAATCGCATCCTGATGGCCTGGGCCCGTCAGGAATTCTACACGGCCACGGAAAAGGACACGGTTTACTTCGCCACTCATCAAGGTCCGGTAAACCCCACACTGATCGCCCAGCGCTTCAACGAGGGAATCGCTTTCTTCCTGTGGCGGGGTACGGTCGTCGGCGAAATGAACTCCAACTCGCCGAATGGCACGAACAATGGCTTCAAACTGCCGCTGTGTCTGGCAATCACCTGCGGCTCGGGCGACTTCGACAATGATGAAGGACTGAACGAGTCCTGGTTCTTTGCGGGGACTTCTTCCAATCCGAAGGGTGCCGTCTGCGGTATCGGCACGGCGACGTGGGGTACTCACGTGCAGTACAACAACACGGTCGCCGGCGGACTGGTGTACAACATCTGCAATCTTGCCGTCGAACATATCGGCAATGCGCTGGCGGGCGCCAAAGCACAGTTAGTTACTTCGTTCCCTTCGGACAGTTACGCGCTGAACTTCATATACTGGAACAACCTGATTGGTGAGCCGGCGCTTTCGATGTGGACGCGCACTCCGACGGTCATGAACGTCTCCTATCCGCAAACGGTGAACGTGGGTTCCCGTCGCGTACGACCGCAGGTGACAGATGCGACGACCGGTGAGCCCATCTCCGATGCGCTCGTCGTGCTCTGGAAAGGAAACGAGACTTACTCGCGCATGCTCACGGATGCCGGCGGCTTCATCGATGTTCCCGTCACAGTGAATACGCCCGGCAACATGACGCTCACGGTTTCCAAGCGGAATCACAAGCCCGTGTTCGCCGATATTCAGTGTGTCTCTGCCGCGCAGATGGTGTCGCTGGCCAGCTTCTCGCTGGACGACGACAATGCCGGTGGCACATCGGGTAACGCGGACGGTATGTTGAATCCGGGCGAACTCATCGACTTGGCGATCTATCTCAGGAACTTCGGCACGTCCGCAATCGGCACCGACGTCTCGGCAGTGCTGACGTCAGCGGATCCCAACGTCAACATCGTGAGTTCGACCCAGGGCTATGCCAATATCGCCCCCGGCGACTCCGCGATTTCCACACCTTTTCGCGTGCAGGTCGCTCCGCTCCTGATCGACGCTCACCGCCTGCTGTTCACGTTGCAGGTGACGGCCAGTGGCCAGGTTACCTACAGTTCGTTTGTGATCGAGGGCGAGGCGGGGATTGCGATCTTCAACAGCAAGACGATCTCCGGCGGCGACGGCGATGGGCTGTTGGAGCCGAATGAGACGGTAAACTTGTCGCTCACGATTCGCAACGTCGGCGACCTTGTCATGAACAACACGACCGGCACGCTGCGTTCCAACTCCAGCTTCGTGTCGGTCTTCACGAGCACGGCCTCGTTTGGAAACATCGCCGTGAACCAGAATGCGACCAGCGCCTCGCCGTTCGTGGTACGCGCGCATCCGCTGGCCTACCCCGGTCACATTGCCCGCTTCCAGCTCTTCCTGAACTCGAACAACGGGCATCAGGACACGGTGGTGTTTTCCTTCACCGTCGGCTCCATCGCGCCGGCCGATCCCACCGGCCCGGACGCGTACGGCTATTATGCCTACGAGAACAACGACGAAGATGTGAATGGCGAGCCTTACGAGCCGGTGCGCGCGTTCGCGTATGTTGACGTGAGCGCATCGGGGACGAATCTCGATATCAACGATCAGGGTGTGCAGGACGGCAGCTCACCGATCTACTCGCGGTTGCGCGACTTGCCGTTTGATTTCACGTTCTACGGCGAGACGTACGATCAGATCACAATCTGTTCGAACGGCTGGGCGGCCTTCGGCAGTCAGGCTGATCAGGATCATTTCCGCAATTATCCGATTCCCGGCCAGCAGTCTCCGGAGGCAATGCTGGCGGTGTTCTGGGACGATCTCAAGACCAGTTCCACCAATCAAGGCGAATACGTCTATTACGATCAGCCGAATCATCGCTTCATCATTCAGTGGAAGGCGCAGAACGCCTTCGGCACGGCGCCGTTGGACTTCGAGATCATTCTGCTCGACCCGGCATTCTATCCCACTCGTGACGGGAACGGCATCATCATCTACCAGTATCAGCAGGTTTACGAAACCCAGAGCCAGCACAATGATATACCGTATTCCACGATCGGTATTCAGGCTCCGGGAAACGTGGTCGGCTTGCAGTATCGCTGGAATAACTCGCCGGCCGCCGGAGCGCAAAGTCTGGCGCCGGGTCGCTGCATAGTCTTCACGACCGAAGCGCGCACCGCCTTCGGTACGATCACCGGAACCGTCCTCGACGCGGAGTCCAGTCAACCGCTGCCCGGTGCCGTCGTCACATTGGACGGCGAGAATTACAGTGACACGACGGATGTGTCGGGCGCGTACACGCTGAGTAATGTGTTGATCGGCACCTACACGGTCCGCGGGAGTAAGTTCGGTTACAATGACGCCACTCGCGACAACATCGTCGTCGAATTGGACAGCACGGAGACCGTCAGCTTCTCGATGTCGCATCCCGAGGTCGAACTCTCGACGGATGCGATCTACGTGACGCTGCCGGGCGATCCGGTTGAAGCGACCTTTGACATGATCAACAACGGCAACGGACCACTCGATTACTCGATCGCGGTCGAATTCGTGGCCGGCGGCAATCACATTGATCCGTGGGACAGCGTGACCGGAATCCCCATCTCGCAGAGTGCCAACGACTTGATCGTGCAGGGCGTCGAATTCGTCGGCGATTACTGGTGGGTGACCGGCGGTCAGAACGGCAAGCAGTTCTACCGCTACGATTTGGAGGGTGACTACGTTGGCTCGCTGCCGCAACCGGGTCAGGGTGCGACCGGCTGGTTCGACATGGCCTACGACGGCACGTACATCTACGGCTCGGGCGATGAGAATATTTACGGAGTCGATCAGAACGGAGTCATCCGTGATACGATAGCGGGTCCCTGCAATCCGAATGGCTCGCTGGCCTACGACCCCGCGACGGATCATTTCTGGGTGACCGACCGGCAAGTCGATCTGTATGAGATGAATCGTCAGGGCCAGATCCTGACGCGCTTCCCGTCTGGCTTGGATATTACCGGGCTGGCCTGGCACGGCGGGGACCTCGACGGCTTCTTCCTCTACGCCTTCGCACAGGATCCCGCGCACGGCAATGCCGGGGTCTGGAAGATTCATCCGGTTACCGGCGCCCGCATGTTTGTAGCCGCGCTGGGCAACGGCGCCACTGAACGCGCTGCCGGCTGCACGATCACGTCAGGCTGGAACAGCACACTCGTCGTCTTCGGCGCGATCTTGTCGAGCCCGCAGGTTGACAGGCTGGTGGTTCATGACGTGGCGTTCAACACCTCGTGGATCTCCGTGACCCCCGCGATCTCGCAGATTCCGGCTAATCAGCGGATGGAGATTTCCGTGGACTTCAGTCCCGCCGGTTTGCGTCCGTATATCTACAACGTGAATCTGCGCATCAACACCAATTCCGCGGATACCCTGCTCATTCTGCCGGTCACGCTCGAGATCACGGAGGATGTGCCGGACAGCGATCCTCGAACTCTGCCGCTGGCGTACGTGCTCGAGCAGAATTTCCCGAATCCGTTCAATAGCACGACGAATTTCCGCTTCGCGTTAAGGGAACCCGGCTTCACCACGCTGAAGGTTTACAATCTATTGGGCGAACTGGTCGCCGCGCCGCTGGCCGCGAGTCTTCCCGCGGGTGTTCATACCCTGAGCTATGACATGAACGGCCTGGCGACGGGACAGTATTTCTATGTACTGGAGAGTGGCTCATTCCGGCAAGCGCGCAAGATGCTGCTGCTCAAATAG
- a CDS encoding SDR family oxidoreductase, translating into MQVYEELQGKVALVTGGARGIGRGVALKLAQAGCDVAINYLEREDTAQEVVNWINGMGRKAVALRADVSDEVQVAAMFRDVQSEFGRLNIVVNNAGPFLVKRILQTTLAEWRAMLDGNLTSAFLVSKAAVELMSRSESGGSLVFIGAPNAERVGSQSESPAYSIAKTGVVILALTLARDLAAKGIRVNVINPGFVENDSMTPRMREWMPHEVPLGRVGTPANIADGVLYLVSDQASYVTGSVLNVHGGLWI; encoded by the coding sequence ATGCAGGTTTACGAAGAATTGCAGGGCAAGGTTGCATTGGTGACCGGGGGTGCGCGGGGGATTGGCCGCGGTGTGGCGCTAAAGCTCGCCCAAGCCGGTTGTGACGTCGCAATCAACTACCTCGAGCGCGAAGACACAGCGCAGGAAGTCGTGAATTGGATCAACGGCATGGGCCGCAAGGCCGTCGCCTTGCGCGCCGATGTCTCGGACGAGGTTCAGGTCGCGGCGATGTTCCGTGACGTGCAGAGTGAGTTCGGTCGCCTCAACATCGTGGTGAACAACGCCGGACCATTTCTGGTCAAACGCATTCTGCAAACCACCTTGGCGGAATGGCGCGCAATGCTGGACGGAAACCTCACGAGCGCGTTTCTGGTCAGCAAAGCGGCCGTGGAGCTGATGAGCCGCAGCGAATCCGGGGGCTCGCTGGTTTTCATCGGCGCGCCGAACGCCGAGCGCGTCGGCTCTCAAAGCGAGTCTCCGGCGTACTCGATTGCCAAGACCGGGGTCGTAATCCTCGCCCTGACTCTGGCTCGCGACTTGGCCGCCAAGGGAATCCGGGTCAATGTTATCAACCCGGGGTTTGTCGAAAACGACTCCATGACTCCGCGGATGCGCGAGTGGATGCCGCATGAGGTTCCGCTCGGACGAGTCGGAACCCCGGCGAACATCGCCGACGGTGTCCTCTACCTCGTGTCAGACCAGGCCTCCTATGTCACCGGCTCGGTCTTGAACGTGCACGGCGGCCTCTGGATATAG